A region from the Sorex araneus isolate mSorAra2 chromosome 6, mSorAra2.pri, whole genome shotgun sequence genome encodes:
- the DND1 gene encoding dead end protein homolog 1: MVSSAAPYNGRRPPTRTTSGGEGLWCERVNPENKAALEAWVRETGIRLVQVNGQRKYGGPPPGWVGSPPPAGSEVFIGRLPQDVYEHQLIPLFQRVGRLYEFRLMMTFSGLNRGFAYARYSSRRGAQAAIATLHNHQLRPSCPLLVCRSTEKCELSVDGLPQALSRRALLLALQPLGPGLQEALLLPSPGPAPAQMALLKFSSHRAAAMAKKALVEGQSRLCGEQVAVEWLKPDLKQRLRQQLVGPSLRCLQPEGSQLGLANAKLESQGARAALQLLCQRMKLGSPVFLTKCLGTSHTGWHRFWYQVVIPGHPVPFSGLIWVVLAQEGQEVHEAAKEAVSLRLLEAMSECGSSLLQSSEAEADAVPKQ, translated from the exons ATGGTTTCATCTGCGGCGCCCTACAACGGAAGGC GGCCTCCCACTCGGACCACCAGTGGTGGCGAAGGG CTCTGGTGTGAGCGAGTGAATCCGGAGAACAAGGCGGCGCTGGAGGCGTGGGTCAGGGAGACGGGCATCCGCCTGGTGCAGGTGAACGGGCAGAGGAAGTACGGCGGTCCACCCCCAG GCTGGGTGGGcagcccgccgcccgccggctcCGAGGTGTTTATCGGGCGGCTGCCGCAGGACGTGTACGAGCACCAGCTGATCCCACTGTTCCAGCGCGTGGGCCGCCTCTACGAGTTCCGCCTGATGATGACCTTCAGCGGCCTGAACCGCGGCTTCGCCTATGCCCGCTACAGCTCGCGGCGCGGCGCCCAGGCCGCCATCGCCACGCTGCACAACCACCAGCTGCGGCCGTCCTGCCCGCTGCTCGTGTGCCGCAGCACGGAGAAGTGCGAGCTGAGCGTGGACGGGCTGCCGCAGGCTCTGAGTCGCCGCGCGCTGCTGCTCGCGCTGCAGCCGCTGGGCCCCGGCCTGCAGGAGGCGCTGCTGCTGCCCAGCCCCGGGCCGGCGCCCGCGCAGATGGCGCTGCTCAAGTTCAGCTCCCACCGCGCCGCCGCTATGGCCAAAAAGGCCCTGGTGGAAG GGCAGTCACGCCTCTGTGGGGAGCAGGTAGCAGTGGAGTGGCTCAAGCCAGACCTGAAGCAGAGACTCCGCCAGCAGCTAGTGGGTCCCTCCCTGCGGTGCCTGCAGCCAGAGGGCAGCCAGTTGGGCCTGGCTAATGCCAAGCTTGAGTCCCAAGGAGCTCGGGCTGCCCTGCAGCTTCTGTGCCAACGGATGAAGCTGGGCAGTCCAGTGTTTCTTACCAAGTGTCTGGGCACAAGCCATACTGGCTGGCACCGCTTCTGGTACCAGGTGGTGATCCCTGGCCACCCAGTGCCCTTCAGTGGTCTTATCTGGGTCGTGCTAGCCCAGGAAGGGCAGGAGGTGCACGAGGCTGCTAAGGAGGCTGTGTCGCTGCGACTGCTGGAGGCGATGAGTGAGTGCGGGTCTAGCCTCCTGCAGTCTTCTGAGGCTGAGGCAGATGCCGTGCCTAAGCAGTGA
- the WDR55 gene encoding WD repeat-containing protein 55: MENTCEERPVEDGSDEEDPDSTEASPRIRDTPEDIVLEAPASGLAFHPTRDVLAAGDVDGDVFVYSYSCQEGENKELWSSGHHLKSCRAVVFSADGQQLVTVSKDKAIHVLDVEQGRLERRISKAHSAPINSLLLVDKNVLATGDDTGGVRLWDQRKEGPLMDMRQHEEYIADMALDPAKKLLLTASGDGCLGVFNIRRHRLEVLSEPQSGDLTSVTIMKCGKKVACGSSEGTIYLFNWNGFGATSDRFALRAESIDCMVPVTESLLCTGSTDGIIRAVNILPNRVVGTVGQHTGEPVEELALSHCGRFLASSGHDQRLKFWDMAQLRALEVDDYRRRKKKGGPLRALSSKAWSPDDFFAGLREEGEESMTREEEEEESEDDSD; the protein is encoded by the exons ATGGAAAACACGTGTGAGGAGAGGCCTGTGGAGGATGGGAGCGATGAAGAGGACCCCGATTCCACGGAAGCCTCGCCCCGGATCCGGGACACCCCGGAAGACATCGTGCTGGAAGCGCCGGCCAGTGGGCTGGCGTTTCATCCGACCCGCGACGTGCTGGCGGCCGGGGATGTGGACGGGGACGTGTTCGT CTATTCCTATTCCTGCCAAGAAGGAGAAAACAAGGAACTCTGGTCCTCAGGTCACCATCTCAAGTCCTGCCGAGCCGTTGTTTTCTCTGCAGACGGGCAGC AACTTGTTACCGTCTCCAAAGACAAGGCCATCCATGTGCTAGATGTGGAGCAGGGTCGACTAGAAAGACGCATTTCCAAGGCTCATAG TGCCCCCATCAACAGTCTGCTGCTGGTGGATAAGAATGTTCTGGCCACTGGGGATGACACAGGTGGCGTCCGGCTCTGGGACCAGCGGAAGGAGGGCCCCTTAATGGATATGCGACAGCATGAGGAGTACATTGCGGATATGGCTCTGGACCCAGCCAAGAAATTGCTGCTGACAGCCAG TGGGGATGGCTGCCTTGGCGTCTTCAACATCAGGCGACACAGGTTAGAAGTGCTTTCCGAGCCTCAGTCTGGAGACCTGACCTCTGTCACCATCATGAAA TGTGGGAAGAAAGTGGCCTGTGGCTCCAGTGAAGGTACCATCTACCTCTTCAACTGGAATGGCTTTGGGGCGACAAGTGACCGTTTTGCTCTGAGAGCCGAGTCGATTGACTGCATGGTTCCCGTCACCGAGAGTCTGCTGTGCACCGGCTCCACCGACGGCATCATCAG gGCTGTGAACATCCTGCCCAACCGAGTGGTGGGCACTGTGGGCCAGCACACAGGGGAGCCTGTGGAGGAGCTGGCCCTCTCCCACTGCGGCCGCTTCTTGGCTAGCAGTGGCCATGATCAGCGCCTTAAATTTTGGGACATGGCCCAGCTGCGGGCTTTGGAGGTGGACGACTACCGACGGCGCAAGAAGAAAGGAGGGCCTCTCCGGGCCCTGAGCAGCAAGGCCTGGAGCCCAGACGACTTCTTTGCAGgactgagggaggagggagaggagtccATGActcgggaggaggaggaggaagagagtgaggaTGATAGTGACTGA